In a single window of the Notamacropus eugenii isolate mMacEug1 chromosome 4, mMacEug1.pri_v2, whole genome shotgun sequence genome:
- the LOC140498986 gene encoding carbonic anhydrase 15-like isoform X2, translating to MQSPGVPFAWLTLPLLVQAAPDGFYVSLSLCLPLSQMCGSIVPCSWCYDSQNPQCVLLSLGGAWGQEQGRVCIWGGGLPHIYCALQLHFHWGSPTGNGSEHTLNGQRQPMEMHMVHMNTLYQSLEEARGHPGGLAVLAFLFKVQNEDNVNYNTIVSGLKNISHQGESVELASTFRLDKLLPDLALLSRYYRYPGSLTTPACDEVVLWTIFEEPVPIGRAQLAQFVSTLQASPPGAQAISMINNFRPAQPIGSRRVLASPDATVSGGPPFPLPMEIWALLCLLLSMGCGSGSSGAL from the exons ATGCAGTCCCCGGGAGTACCGTTTGCTTGGCTCACGCTACCTCTGCTTGTCCAGGCGGCCCCCGATG GTTTCTATGTCTCACTgagtctctgtctccctctctcccagatGTGTGGCAGCATTGTTCCAT GCTCTTGGTGCTATGATTCTCAGAATCCCCAATGTG TGCTGCTGAGCTTGGGCGGGGCTTGGGGCCAAGAACAGGGCCGAGTGTGCATCTGGGGAGGGGGCCTGCCCCACATCTACTGTGCTCTGCAGCTTCACTTCCACTGGGGCAGCCCCACAGGCAATGGCTCTGAACACACTTTGAATGGACAGCGCCAGCCGATGGAG ATGCACATGGTCCACATGAACACCCTCTACCAGAGTCTGGAGGAGGCCCGGGGCCATCCTGGTGGTTTGGCTGTGTTAGCCTTTCTATTCAAG GTGCAGAATGAGGACAACGTCAACTACAACACCATTGTGTCTGGGCTGAAGAACATTTCTCACCAGG GGGAGTCTGTGGAATTGGCATCCACCTTCCGCCTGGACAAGCTGCTGCCTGACCTTGCCCTTCTCTCCCGCTACTACCGCTACCCGGGGTCTCTGACCACACCGGCTTGTGATGAGGTCGTCCTCTGGACTATCTTTGAGGAGCCTGTCCCCATTGGCAGGGCTCAG ctGGCCCAGTTTGTGTCCACCCTTCAGGCCAGTCCCCCGGGTGCTCAAGCCATCAGCATGATCAACAACTTCCGCCCAGCCCAGCCGATTGGGTCCCGGAGGGTCTTGGCCTCCCCAGATGCCACAGTCAGCGGTGGCCCACCCTTCCCCCTCCCGATGGAGATATGGGCCTTGCTCTGCTTGCTCCTCAGCATGGGGTGTGGATCTGGCTCAAGTGGAGCACTGTGA
- the LOC140498986 gene encoding carbonic anhydrase 15-like isoform X1 — translation MQSPGVPFAWLTLPLLVQAAPDGSWCYDSQNPQCGPSHWKDVAHTCGGTAQSPIDIDWHHVKLDPDLGPFVFEGYDSAPPGPWQLLNDGHTVLLSLGGAWGQEQGRVCIWGGGLPHIYCALQLHFHWGSPTGNGSEHTLNGQRQPMEMHMVHMNTLYQSLEEARGHPGGLAVLAFLFKVQNEDNVNYNTIVSGLKNISHQGESVELASTFRLDKLLPDLALLSRYYRYPGSLTTPACDEVVLWTIFEEPVPIGRAQLAQFVSTLQASPPGAQAISMINNFRPAQPIGSRRVLASPDATVSGGPPFPLPMEIWALLCLLLSMGCGSGSSGAL, via the exons ATGCAGTCCCCGGGAGTACCGTTTGCTTGGCTCACGCTACCTCTGCTTGTCCAGGCGGCCCCCGATG GCTCTTGGTGCTATGATTCTCAGAATCCCCAATGTG GCCCTTCACATTGGAAGGATGTAGCCCACACCTGTGGGGGCACGGCTCAATCACCCATTGACATTGACTGGCATCACGTGAAGCTGGACCCGGACCTGGGCCCTTTTGTATTTGAAGGATATGACTCAGCACCCCCAGGCCCCTGGCAGCTCCTGAACGATGGACACACTG TGCTGCTGAGCTTGGGCGGGGCTTGGGGCCAAGAACAGGGCCGAGTGTGCATCTGGGGAGGGGGCCTGCCCCACATCTACTGTGCTCTGCAGCTTCACTTCCACTGGGGCAGCCCCACAGGCAATGGCTCTGAACACACTTTGAATGGACAGCGCCAGCCGATGGAG ATGCACATGGTCCACATGAACACCCTCTACCAGAGTCTGGAGGAGGCCCGGGGCCATCCTGGTGGTTTGGCTGTGTTAGCCTTTCTATTCAAG GTGCAGAATGAGGACAACGTCAACTACAACACCATTGTGTCTGGGCTGAAGAACATTTCTCACCAGG GGGAGTCTGTGGAATTGGCATCCACCTTCCGCCTGGACAAGCTGCTGCCTGACCTTGCCCTTCTCTCCCGCTACTACCGCTACCCGGGGTCTCTGACCACACCGGCTTGTGATGAGGTCGTCCTCTGGACTATCTTTGAGGAGCCTGTCCCCATTGGCAGGGCTCAG ctGGCCCAGTTTGTGTCCACCCTTCAGGCCAGTCCCCCGGGTGCTCAAGCCATCAGCATGATCAACAACTTCCGCCCAGCCCAGCCGATTGGGTCCCGGAGGGTCTTGGCCTCCCCAGATGCCACAGTCAGCGGTGGCCCACCCTTCCCCCTCCCGATGGAGATATGGGCCTTGCTCTGCTTGCTCCTCAGCATGGGGTGTGGATCTGGCTCAAGTGGAGCACTGTGA
- the LOC140498986 gene encoding carbonic anhydrase 15-like isoform X4, whose product MQSPGVPFAWLTLPLLVQAAPDGFYVSLSLCLPLSQMCGSIVPCSWCYDSQNPQCGPSHWKDVAHTCGGTAQSPIDIDWHHVKLDPDLGPFVFEGYDSAPPGPWQLLNDGHTVLLSLGGAWGQEQGRVCIWGGGLPHIYCALQLHFHWGSPTGNGSEHTLNGQRQPMEMHMVHMNTLYQSLEEARGHPGGLAVLAFLFKVQNEDNVNYNTIVSGLKNISHQGESVELASTFRLDKLLPDLALLSRYYRYPGSLTTPACDEVVLWTIFEEPVPIGRAQLAQFVSTLQASPPGAQAISMINNFRPAQPIGSRRVLASPDATVSGGPPFPLPMEIWALLCLLLSMGCGSGSSGAL is encoded by the exons ATGCAGTCCCCGGGAGTACCGTTTGCTTGGCTCACGCTACCTCTGCTTGTCCAGGCGGCCCCCGATG GTTTCTATGTCTCACTgagtctctgtctccctctctcccagatGTGTGGCAGCATTGTTCCAT GCTCTTGGTGCTATGATTCTCAGAATCCCCAATGTG GCCCTTCACATTGGAAGGATGTAGCCCACACCTGTGGGGGCACGGCTCAATCACCCATTGACATTGACTGGCATCACGTGAAGCTGGACCCGGACCTGGGCCCTTTTGTATTTGAAGGATATGACTCAGCACCCCCAGGCCCCTGGCAGCTCCTGAACGATGGACACACTG TGCTGCTGAGCTTGGGCGGGGCTTGGGGCCAAGAACAGGGCCGAGTGTGCATCTGGGGAGGGGGCCTGCCCCACATCTACTGTGCTCTGCAGCTTCACTTCCACTGGGGCAGCCCCACAGGCAATGGCTCTGAACACACTTTGAATGGACAGCGCCAGCCGATGGAG ATGCACATGGTCCACATGAACACCCTCTACCAGAGTCTGGAGGAGGCCCGGGGCCATCCTGGTGGTTTGGCTGTGTTAGCCTTTCTATTCAAG GTGCAGAATGAGGACAACGTCAACTACAACACCATTGTGTCTGGGCTGAAGAACATTTCTCACCAGG GGGAGTCTGTGGAATTGGCATCCACCTTCCGCCTGGACAAGCTGCTGCCTGACCTTGCCCTTCTCTCCCGCTACTACCGCTACCCGGGGTCTCTGACCACACCGGCTTGTGATGAGGTCGTCCTCTGGACTATCTTTGAGGAGCCTGTCCCCATTGGCAGGGCTCAG ctGGCCCAGTTTGTGTCCACCCTTCAGGCCAGTCCCCCGGGTGCTCAAGCCATCAGCATGATCAACAACTTCCGCCCAGCCCAGCCGATTGGGTCCCGGAGGGTCTTGGCCTCCCCAGATGCCACAGTCAGCGGTGGCCCACCCTTCCCCCTCCCGATGGAGATATGGGCCTTGCTCTGCTTGCTCCTCAGCATGGGGTGTGGATCTGGCTCAAGTGGAGCACTGTGA
- the LOC140498986 gene encoding carbonic anhydrase 15-like isoform X3, translated as MQSPGVPFAWLTLPLLVQAAPDGSWCYDSQNPQCVLLSLGGAWGQEQGRVCIWGGGLPHIYCALQLHFHWGSPTGNGSEHTLNGQRQPMEMHMVHMNTLYQSLEEARGHPGGLAVLAFLFKVQNEDNVNYNTIVSGLKNISHQGESVELASTFRLDKLLPDLALLSRYYRYPGSLTTPACDEVVLWTIFEEPVPIGRAQLAQFVSTLQASPPGAQAISMINNFRPAQPIGSRRVLASPDATVSGGPPFPLPMEIWALLCLLLSMGCGSGSSGAL; from the exons ATGCAGTCCCCGGGAGTACCGTTTGCTTGGCTCACGCTACCTCTGCTTGTCCAGGCGGCCCCCGATG GCTCTTGGTGCTATGATTCTCAGAATCCCCAATGTG TGCTGCTGAGCTTGGGCGGGGCTTGGGGCCAAGAACAGGGCCGAGTGTGCATCTGGGGAGGGGGCCTGCCCCACATCTACTGTGCTCTGCAGCTTCACTTCCACTGGGGCAGCCCCACAGGCAATGGCTCTGAACACACTTTGAATGGACAGCGCCAGCCGATGGAG ATGCACATGGTCCACATGAACACCCTCTACCAGAGTCTGGAGGAGGCCCGGGGCCATCCTGGTGGTTTGGCTGTGTTAGCCTTTCTATTCAAG GTGCAGAATGAGGACAACGTCAACTACAACACCATTGTGTCTGGGCTGAAGAACATTTCTCACCAGG GGGAGTCTGTGGAATTGGCATCCACCTTCCGCCTGGACAAGCTGCTGCCTGACCTTGCCCTTCTCTCCCGCTACTACCGCTACCCGGGGTCTCTGACCACACCGGCTTGTGATGAGGTCGTCCTCTGGACTATCTTTGAGGAGCCTGTCCCCATTGGCAGGGCTCAG ctGGCCCAGTTTGTGTCCACCCTTCAGGCCAGTCCCCCGGGTGCTCAAGCCATCAGCATGATCAACAACTTCCGCCCAGCCCAGCCGATTGGGTCCCGGAGGGTCTTGGCCTCCCCAGATGCCACAGTCAGCGGTGGCCCACCCTTCCCCCTCCCGATGGAGATATGGGCCTTGCTCTGCTTGCTCCTCAGCATGGGGTGTGGATCTGGCTCAAGTGGAGCACTGTGA
- the LOC140502159 gene encoding protein FAM246A-like — translation MAGAGAGAGVAIGVGETSRPGAPGLGTRRAPAGRRKEAEPGLESGEEPRGAGRLARLRGQLRAQAAGPGGARGGGRDEPSGPRLGELGERVGAAGRPAPGPASPGSAYSLCSVCGEPRGGATYPAGVLEVSEQRLQAGLAGLRAELTAGLGALRAELAAELAALREALGRQPPQPQEPQDVSPAPVPARGQALLRAIGTVNALTAAATSPKAGAEPPEKKTAKKSPAPPTTGPGPEGD, via the exons atggccggggccggggccggggccggagTAGCGATCGGGGTCGGGGAGACCTCCAGGCCGGGGGCCCCGGGACTGGGGACTCGACGGGCCCCGGCAGGGAGGCGGAAGGAGGCGGAGCCGGGGCTCGAGAGCGGCGAGGAGCCGCGGGGTGCGGGCCGCCTGGCGCGTCTCCGAGGGCAGCTGCGGGCACAGGCTGCCGGACCTGGGGGCGCGCGGGGCGGTGGCCGGGACGAGCCGTCGGGGCCGCGGCTGGGGGAGCTGGGGGAGCGCGTTGGAGCCGCTGGGCGCCCCGCGCCGGGGCCAGCCTCCCCGGGCTCGGCGTACTCCTTGTGCTCGGTGTGCGGGGAGCCCCGCGGAGGAGCCACGTACCCGGCCGGGGTGCTGGAGGTGAGCGAGCAGCGCCTGCAGGCGGGCCTGGCGGGGCTGCGCGCGGAGCTCACGGCCGGCCTCGGGGCGCTGCGCGCAGAGCTGGCTGCCGAGCTGGCCGCGCTCAGGGAAGCCCTGGGCCGCCAGCCCCCGCAGCCGCAGGAGCCCCAG GACGTGTCTCCAGCCCCAGTCCCCGCCCGAGGCCAGGCGCTGCTGCGAGCCATCGGCACGGTCAACGCCTTGACGGCAGCAGCCACCTCCCCCAAAGCAGGAGCCGAGCCCCCCGAAAAGAAAACTGCCAAGAAGTCGCCGGCGCCCCCTACCACCGGCCCAGGGCCCGAAGGAGACTGA